TGGCGCAGCGAATCATAGTCGGGGTGGCGCACACGCAGCCACGCATTCGCCATGTAGCCGGCTTCCACCGGCTGCGTGGGCGTACCCGGATTGGGTAGATGTGCCGCGACAATTCGATCATTGTATTTTTGCGTGACGTGCTCAACGCCCGAGTAGCCCACAATATGGCCGTCTCGATCAGGGCGCAAGGCGATCATGCCCGCCGCATAGCGTCGCGATGGGGCGGTATGCACCTTGCCGTGCGTTAACGCACAGGCCCACTCGAAATACAGATCAAAATCGTTTGCGGCGTTATACACATCCCATTGCCCAACTCCTGGTGGACGACAACCAATCTCAGAAAACTTGAGGCCTTTTGGCCCAAAGAACCACTCCATGTGCGTTGCCGACGTTTCGATATCCAGTGCCTTAATAACCTTACGTGCCAATTCGCGCACTTCGCTGTAGCCGGGCTCATCAATGCGGTTGGTTGCCACCATCTGAGGCGATATCCAGCGTTCCCGCATCGCTTCCAGCACATTAGGAAAGTAGTGCGTAATGAACTCGTGCTGCACTTCGCCATTAATCGTCAAGGTATCAAGAAACCCCTCATGGCCCTCTATAAACTCCTCGATCGCGACCGCATGACCATCGGCCAGTCCCGATTCAATGATCACCCGCTCAAGGTCGCCGTCACTGTTGAGTTTGAACGTTCCGGACGCACCGGCTCCATCTGGTGGCTTAACAATGAGCGGATAACCGACGCTGTCGGCAAACGCACGGGCATCCTCCGGG
This Pseudomonadota bacterium DNA region includes the following protein-coding sequences:
- a CDS encoding ATP-grasp domain-containing protein, translating into MNIIFIEPSFPSNQREFVRALHAAGANVIGIGERPREYLDAETKHWLSEYVQVASVVHEPSLLEAVRGIQSKVWVDRIEATVEAHIMPVAKVREATAIPGTSVKTAFLCRDKPAMKDALRNAGIPCAQSTRARTPEDARAFADSVGYPLIVKPPDGAGASGTFKLNSDGDLERVIIESGLADGHAVAIEEFIEGHEGFLDTLTINGEVQHEFITHYFPNVLEAMRERWISPQMVATNRIDEPGYSEVRELARKVIKALDIETSATHMEWFFGPKGLKFSEIGCRPPGVGQWDVYNAANDFDLYFEWACALTHGKVHTAPSRRYAAGMIALRPDRDGHIVGYSGVEHVTQKYNDRIVAAHLPNPGTPTQPVEAGYMANAWLRVRHPDYDSLRHILNDIGETLKVHARG